CTACTCCATGACAAATCAAGGAAAATCTATAGAACAATGTCTTCCACTTTTCATCATATCAAATTGAGTTTACAAAGACCTTCTACAATGTGGAAGAGTGGGTTTATGGACCCTGCTCAAAAGATACGAATGCCCAGACAAATGTATGGAAACTGTCAAGCAGTTTTATGACAGCACATCTGTCATGATCTCTTTCTTTGGAGTGGGTTTGCGCTCTCTTACCAGTCACCCATTGTTGAGTAAAACAAGACTACACTTGTTCCAGCTCTATTTCGGTTATTTCTGGATGCTTGCTTGAAAAAAGTAGCAAGTGAACTTAGTCactgtatatatttgcacaagCGTGGGTTGTTGAGTATATCTAGACAAGGATCCATTGTGATATGGATATTTGTGAGCTTCTTTTCACTGATGACTCAGTCCCAGTGACTGATTCTTTAGAAGACATCCAGAAAATTACTCATCCATTCTTGTTTCCATGGCCACTCCCAAGATATGTTGGTAAAACTCCCCCACGAATgagaagcagttgagggagaggACAATTTGGCTAGACAAAGAAGTGTGGAGGCATCAGGTTGAGGGTCAGGCCGAAGGTCAAGGAAGTGTTTAAGTACAAGAAGGCCTTCATTGTGTGGGATCATTGTGTACAAAGACTTAATGTTGAGAGTGAACAGAAGTTGAGAGGGGCcaactgcagttaagttctgatctttgagtttcttaaaatgtcttttgaagccTCCTTTAGATATTGCAGACCTTATGGTAAACACGGCATTGAAAgatgtacacagatatattggcagaatagttagcagaGGTTCATTTATCATGGGTCCtcaaatgagatttgaacccagcaaaaaaaaaagccatggtctgtcacaaactgtatGGGTATGTCtacatacgaatgtgtgtgtctatatatagatatataaattcttttattcttttatttatttcagtcatttgactgtggccatgctggagcaccgcctttagtcgaacaaattgaccacaggacttattctttgcaagcctagtatttattctatcgatttcttttgccaaaccactaagttacgggggcataaacaccagcatcgcttgtcaagcaatggtgagaggacaaacacatccatacatgtatatatatatatatatatatatatNNNNNNNNNNNNNNNNNNNNNNNNNNNNNNNNNNNNNNNNNNNNNNNNNNNNNNNNNNNNNNNNNNNNNNNNNNNNNNNNNNNNNNNNNNNNNNNNNNNNNNNNNNNNNNNNNNNNNNNNNNNNNNNNNNNNNNNNNNNNNNNNNNNNNNNNNNNNNNNNNNNNNNNNNNNNNNNNNNNNNNNNNNNNNNNNNNNNNNNNNNNNNNNNNNNNNNNNNNNNNNNNNNNNNNNNNNNNNNacacacacacacacacacacacacacacacacacacatactcacacacatatagatacaaatgtattatatatacagtgaaagagagagagagagagagagaggtgggggagcaAAAAGCTCCACTTCTGCTACAAAGTTATTCTCAGTTACGAGTGACAgccaacaaaaaaaatcaaagagactctctgtctgtctgtctgtctctctatctctctgtctctgtctgtctgtctctctctctctgtctctctctttctctatctatctatatatattcagccctgcatcatacttaatgtatatacaatgtTGATAGGCCAGATATTATGGTATTCAtactgagataacatctcttatagacttgctgtgttaaaaacacaataaatatctgaGGGAGGCCAGATTTGATTAGAAGATATATCAACCTCACGAAGGGATGGTTgtatccaaggaaatactggttcaataagaagaaggaaaacggagataaggaagttaataattgtttattattaacaaattggtcaattttgattcttacagctgtttcaattaatactcaataattaatTCTCAATACTGAGAATACTACAGGAGTTACTACTCAGAAATCTAGAATTTTGTATTTGTGAAACTACTGGCACAAAACTGTGGATTGGTGAGTACCTGAGTACCTCAGTATCTCAGTGCCTCCTGTTGTACTTTcaggtaataaaagaattatgtatATTCTTAGCTTTATATGTCaagttctctttctttcatttgtaaaaaGCAAAtgtacttcatttatatatatatatatatatatatatatatatagagagagagagagagagacagagatttgTACATGAAAGGAAAAGACAGCATAGAcccttgatgagatttgaacttaagacCTGATCAGCCATGAATGTCCTTTtgatgaaaatatgttaaaagaaaaacaaataaaaccaaaaatttcaatgacttttttaaaatttatttttgtctttgattcATTTAATCTAAGAAGATATTTCAGTCTGTttagtatttacattttataaataaagattTTAGCTAAACGGATTTGTGATCTTGTGTCTGAATTGTTTGTTGGTTGTGTTTGTTGGTTGTTTTAATTGTTTGTACctttattatgtttgtgtgttggtggCAAAGAGATTAACTTTCATTGACTATCATGGATTATTGCAATATCACTCGGAATCTGAAGCTTTGAGGGACATTGTTGTATGGGTCACTTCTATAAACAGCCCATTAGATGACCATCCAACTGGTTTAGAAAGTGGGTAGAACTCCTTGTAAGTTCCCATGGGTAGATTCAAATTGACAGATGCACATCCGGGCCCGAACCACCAAGCTGAACGGGAATCGAGGGCACAGCCATATTCGTCTTTGTCAGGAGTTGCAAATGGTTGTCCCCTGAGGTCTTGCTTCTCGTCTTCAGGCTGGAATCCATTACTCAAACTGCTGTCTTTAGGTTTGAAATCTTCAAAGTTCATTCGAAAGAGATCTTCTTCAGAAGAAACAGTGAAATGAgtgtatataatttcaaagtCTCCAGCTTTAATCACAAGGTCGTATTTGTCCtggcaaataaaatgaatatcatcAGAGATTCTTCGATACATTTATGTCAAATGTCACCGACATCTACgtgcaaacaaaacacacacacacatatattgattcacacacacacacacacacacacaaatatatattgttttttgatAATACATCTAAAGAAAACAAAGCTTGAAGTGCTTACTTGGCTTGTGATGGCATGGAGTAAATCATTACCCAGCCAATAATCACAGTCTTTGTCACCAAAGCCAAGTTGGTAATCTTGCCATCCACGGAAGAAATCTTCCCTTTCACAAGTCCTGTCAGTTCTCTTTTGGAAGAGCATGTATCCACCCAGTGACATTTGGCAGTAGACTTTCACTGTTTTATCCATGTCTATTGGTTGAATTTCATACATTCCATCTTCGTGAGCACCATTTAGGTAGACTTCTCGACAATCTGCAAGAAATTTCAATACAAACAGTACAAGGTTCAGGCAAACCCCCACACCTCAAAAAACCCCCAAAAGTACAAAGCAAATATACGACATGTGTTTCTTTCTATGGTGCCagtttggggggggggtgatgaaaGTGGTTTCagggatgacaatgatgatgatgatgatgatgatgatgatgatgatgatgatgatgatgataatgatctttGGAAGAATGTGACCTTGAAATCCCAGCCCAATAAAATCAATCCTCAAATTTACATTGCTTTGGCTATTTTTTTAGGGGCCACTGTAAAAGAACTCTCTGCTGTTTCTCTGGCCAATCCCAGGATCTctcagagagagaaacaataCACTATGGTCTGCTTACCTTTATAGCGTCTGTCACAGAACTCTCCGGTAAAACCCTCACGGCAAATACATCGGGTTCGAACCCAGTCTCCCCCATTTTTGCATGGGTTGGGCCCTTTCtgtcaaagaaataaaatcactATTACAGGCATGCAGGATGGAGAGAGTTGGGATTTTGTGACATGGGAAGAATGGCAAAGAGTTATTCCTGATATAGAAAGAATGTTAGAACCATCCTTGATGATTGACTGTTTCTCTATCAGTGatcacaaacaatatataatcAATAGTCAATCAGTCTTTTAAGcaatcatttattgtttttactctCAAATAAATGCAAGAATTTAACTCCACTTACCATTTCAAAGTAGGTACAGTTGGGTTTTTGCTTCAAGAGTGAACATTGCCCGTTTGCTCTCCATTGGTTCAATGTGCAACGACCACCTTTGCGGTTTCCATGAAGGCAAAAGTTAACAGACATGCAGAGATCGTGGTTCATGCAGACATAGGCACATTCCGCCTTTGTATCGGCATGTTGTCTTTGAATCGCTTGATTTGGGAATTCATAATTCCTGATACATTCGGGAATGGATTTCAGGATTTCGCTTTGTTGTTCATATGTTGCAGCACCAAAATGAAAAGACACCAGCAACACAAAATAAAGAGTGTAGGCAATCATTctgaagagagaagaagaagaagaagacataaattttaacagggTCACATTTATAAGAATCCATTTCTTTTGGTTAGAGTTGCTGTTATTTCCAGAGCACTTCTCATTGAAACTCTCAATAGCAACAACTaccatacctgtgtgtgtgtgtgtgtgtgtgtgtgtgtgtgtgtgtgtgtgtgtgtgtgtgtgtgtgtgtgtNNNNNNNNNNNNNNNNNNNNNNNNNNNNNNNNNNNNNNNNNNNNNNNNNNNNNNNNNNNNNNNNNNNNNNNNNNNNNNNNNNNNNNNNNNNNNNNNNNNNNNNNNNNNNNNNNNNNNNNNNNNNNNNNNNNNNNNNNNNNNNNNNNNNNNNNNNNNNNNNNNNNNNNNNNNNNNNNNNNNNNNNNNNNNNNNNNNNNNNNNNNNNNNNNNNNNNNNNNNNNNNNNNNNNNNNNNNNNNNNNNNNNNNNNNNNNNNNNNNNNNNNNNNNNNNNNNNNNNNNNNNNNNNNNNNNNNNNNNNNNNNNNNNNNNNNNNNNNNNNNNNNNNNNNNNNNNNNNNNNNNNNNNNNNNNNNNNNNNNNNNNNNNNNNNNNNNNNNNNNNNNNNNNNNNNNNNNNNNNNNNNNNNNNNNNNNNNNNNNNNNNNNNNNNNNNNNNNNNNNNNNNNNNgctttatattacattaatcttaatcttaatcttatttcggccagagttctttcgtcacacttctgtgacctcatcagtggtcctttgtttccttctttcttatgtgtgtctcaccttgctaactatcagccattttgtattttgtattcctattgtatgtgtctacacataaaaaatcttgcaaaacaaatatgtatatatacaaatatgtatgtatatatatatattactgatataagacataatatgtcatatgtgtttgtagattgttataattgtccttttagtaaataaacaagtaaattgacataatataatgtctgcaagttgatgaataccacctattaatcctctccattttcttattgctgtatatatatgatgatatatatatatataaacaaatgaaaaaatggaTTGTAAATAAGCAAcagataaaaaatgtatataagacACAGAGGCTCTGTAATTCTTCACCAGAATGGTAAAACTCAGTTTTGCACCTTTATTGATAAGACTGAGGGTCTTCCCATTTTGGTGGTGCCTGCAAAAGACGCAGAGAATCAGGTCTCAagcaagcaaaacaaaacaacacaaagcggacatatgaaagtaaaaaaatatgtaatttaagacaatgacaaagatgaaacaagtaaaatgacgGCCTTGCAGGTGAAAGGCAtcagtggttagggttagggttagacaacatagaaagagagagaaagattgataacaatggcactcttctatttttgtttctatatcttctggaggagttacctcagttctatatattattattattattcaggtcactgcttggaattgaactcagaatcttggggttagtagcctgcgctcttaaccactatgccatatgccatcaaatgtaaataatgtacataattcctcatctcttaaatatagaactgtggtaattattttgtcaaccttgaaaggatgaaaggcaaagctgacctcagcagaatttgaactcagaacatagaaacagatgaaatgccacaaagcattttgcctggcatgctagccATTCTGCTAGCTGGCCACCCttaaatacatgaatattaatGAGATATAACGATTACACTTACCTTGTATATATTTAGTTGAGAACTCACCTGGTGTTCCCAACGGGGAAGTTTGATTCTTCAGCTGgtcaatattatttattctatgaGTAAGCCTTGGTTTCAAAAGTTGATGCTGGACGTTATCTCTCCACTTTAGCCGGGTTAAAGATGGAAATGAACCTCAAAAGCCACACAACAGCAATAAACTCTCCCAGTTGAACAGGAAGCAAGAATGAGCCTGACTAATGAATTAATACATGAACAACCTGTTACCACGCCGAAACATCATCATGGACTCTTCCAATGGGTTTTCTCCATGGATTTTACTAAAAGAAATTCCTTATATTTCAGACCCCTAAAATTTATTCTAAAAGTTTTTTTATAGTattgtttgttagtttttttctttcagttttaaaattatttgatttcttcTTCCATTGTTCCATTGTTCCCTAATAACAAAGTGGATTCTTCCTTGCAAAGCCTCAGTCAAACTCAGCTGACAGAATGTCATCGCATCCGTCAAGTCAGAGATTAAGGCAAATCCTTTGTTTTTACATGTCCGGCTGGATTTGATAAGTACTCCCCGTCCAACCTCCCACCTCCTACACTGGTCaagaggaaaatggaaaaaaaaagtccaACAAAAGGATAACAAAATTTATATGaattgatgctactgctgctgctgttgatgatgatgatgatgatgatgatgatgatgatgatgatgatgatgatgatgttgataataatgatgatgatggtagtgatggtgatgatgatgatgataattaaaattaatgatgagggtggtggtgatgatgatgatagagatgatgatgatggtgatgatgatgttgatgccacccctgccactgctgctgctgccaccaccaccaccatcgtcactgctgctgttgatgataacgatgacgatgacaatgataattatgatgatggtgatgatgatggtggtggtggtggttaagtgttggtgttgttggggGTGATAGAGATGAAAATAGAATGGAGATTTTGATGACAATGaccatgacaacgatgatgatgatgatggaagtgaaagaagaaagatcAATTACTTCAAATCTCTGACTAAATTtagaaattgttttctttctgaaGGCACACACAATTATATCTAATTAAGAACGCCCCACCCCCTCcctcgtctgtgtgtgtctatgtgattgtttctttatatacattaacacacacacacacacacacacatacacacatacatacatacacacacgtgcatacatgttcacagacatacatgcatacatacatacatacatgcatacatgtacacagacacatatgcatacatacatacatgcacacatacatacacacatgcacacatacatacatacatacatacatacaacaaaacactCCTAAAAACCAATGATTTTTAAGGGTTGGTCCTTTTGGATGAGTGGAATTAGACCAAGACCCAGCTGCAGCCTTTAGGACCAAGGATCCATTCTACATGGGTTGCTGGTCAGGAATAAAGTGCCTGTACCAATGTCTCCACTTTTCATGGCTTTATTCAAATTAAATGGATTTTCTCTGGTCAAATTTCTCACTTTTTCTGGGAAATCCCTTCCTGTCTCCTCACAACATCTTTGTACATCttctttaatctttcttttttctcaggATCCTTCCATTTAATGCCCTCCATACATTTATCACATGACCAGCCTTTTCTCTGCTACACAACATTTCATTCCTCTTTCTGCATTTCTCCTCTTATTCCCCAacacttccttcttttctttgcaCATCATACAATCAGCCTTTTTGCTCAAAGAAAGAACCCCTTTTGCACCAGCAGATGTAAAAACCTTTTTGAAAGGTTGTTTTCCATTCCTTTCTTACTCTGAAGCACTCATCCCTGCTGTTAATTGATGCCCCGAGTAATGAAAGCTGCCAGAATTTTCTAGGAAACCTTCTGGACAGTTAAATGAATTTATTACATAGCTGTTGTaactcttcctccccctcctctgcatgtatgtgtatgtgtgtgtacatttgtgtgtataaaacaaatgaaaagctGTTATACATCAACACAGCCCCTTGCCACCCACCTACAGTTTTAAAAACCTTGCAAAGAGAATTAGTAGAAAGATTTTGAAACTTTCCTCAAAGAATGATTCTTTGATACAGTGGCCCCATTACAACAAGGCTTTGGCAGCCAGCAGCTTTAAAGACTGCACCACTATTATGCCCAACACTAACACCTGCAAGAGAAAGTGCTACCAAAATGTCTTCTGGTTTGAATCCTATTCTCACTGAGTATGAAAACTTGCATGGGAAGAGGCGTTCCTTAGAATAGTAGATAAGCATTTTACTTCGGATCATAGGTATAGGAAATTATTCAGTAGACATAACTTGTTCAGCTATGCACTTACTATCAAAAACAAGTTAGTGAATATGCCAAGACCCTGGGCAGAGACAGGATGCTCATGTAGAGTTTACAGTGAGTGCCCAGTGAATGGTCAATGCAAAACGGAAGCCATGGTCTATGAAGCAAAGGTGGTGTTGTCCAAAAACAatgaaactacatacatacagaaatatgttgGAGCAATGGAGACCCCCTTTAAGGCTTGGCTGAATAATCACAGCTCCTTGTTTAGAATCCAAAAGAGGTGCAATGTTACAACACtaaccagctatatatatatatatatatatgtatgtatatgtatatatatatgatgattaaaAGAGGAAGCATTGTCATAGAAAATCAATTGAAAACTTCTGAAATGACTTGTGACAGTATCTAAATGGAAGCAAGCCACCAAGCTTTGATTGGTGGAAAAgaaagtcattctaaaaaattcACACCTTCTGGGTTCTTTCCTGAACAAAAAAAGCGAAATATTTGGATGCTGACCTCAtgagtggtggcggtggtagtgatgatgatgatggtgaggaggaggaggaggagggggatacATTGATgcgtatgcatttacatatttttgttgccAGATGCAATCTAAAGTAGGAAGTAGATGCAAATGAGAAGTTTAGTTTGCGTATCAGCTCAGTGAAAATTCACTttgacagattattattattattattattattattattatagttactcttattattattgttattgttattattattattattattattattattattattattattgttgttattattatcattcagcaGTCAATATTTACTTATTCTGAACTGAAAGTAATAACTGCTTAATAATGCATAATAAAAGCCTGGACATGATTGATTTCTACAGAAACAAAATCTATAAACCTGACAGCAGGGGTGGGGGAGGNNNNNNNNNNNNNNNNNNNNNNNNNNNNNNNNNNNNNNNNNNNNNNNNNNNNNNNNNNNNNNNNNNNNNNNNNNNNNNNNNNNNNNNNNNNNNNNNNNNNNNNNNNNNNNNNNNNNNNNNNNNNNNNNNNNNNNNNNNNNNNNNNNNNNNNNNNNNNNNNNNNNNNNNNNNNNNNNNNNNNNNNNNNNNNNNNNNNNNNNNNNNNNNNNNNNNNNNNNNNNNNNNNNNNNNNNNNNNNNNNNNNNNNNNNNNNNNNNNNNNNNNNNNNNNNNNNNNNNNNNNNNNNNNNNNNNNNNNNNNNNNNNNNNNNNNNNNNNNNNNNNNNNNNNNctctgagtggttggcattaggaagggcatccagctgtagaaactctgccaaattagattggagcctggtgtagccatccggtttcaccagtcctcagtcaaatcgtccaacccatgctaacatggaaagcggacgttaaacgatgatgatgatgatgatgatgatgatgatgatgatgatgatgatgatgatatatatatatatacattaatcaaagaacatactgagtatgtctacctgctggaaataacagtcaaaactcttatttaaaccaagaaaaaaatagcacttataactacagaaatcaactgtcCATGAGCAAATGGGTCAAGAAAATCATTCAACATACCTATATAGCATCCAGCTATATATTTTCTAGCATTTGGACTCATGTGGACTTgtttctggactggcattatAGCCTTACATTCCTCAGctcaccaccataacaacaacagtaacaataacaataataaaacgcatataatattttagaataaaaataaaatttatttccagCTATTACAGTAATATTTACAAAGctatatttaataatttgatGTGCATATTATGTTTCTGAAACGTGTAACCATTGGAGTATCTGAGTTATTTATCACAACTGGTCTTTACAATTGCCTTATATTTGATATGGGTTTGCACTGCTGACCAAAGAGCTAATGGTTCACAATACCACTTATGGTCCACTTCTACACTGTTCATAGTAAGTATTTTTTATTGTCACTGCCTCAATATAGCAAACTGTCAATTGGTACTATGAGGAGGTTCAGTTATTGCTAGAGGAATTGTAGCAAACAGCCAAAGCACCATATAATTCATATTTCTATTACATACAAAGACCTTCAACATTAAGGGGAAAGAAATAGCAAGTGTAGCACTGAGGCTTTACCCAAGGGAATCCATAATGTGAATGTGTAAAGCTTTGGTTTCTattagagagagaagaaacctaTCACTGCATCGGCTTTCTGTGAGTTGCCCTTGGCTCTGCTCCTTGTTGGACACTACTGTGTAATGGACAAGTATTTCATAAGGCTGGATTGCGAGTTTGTTTCCTTCTTTGGAAATGAGAAACCACTGCAGTGTTATCTTCTCCAAGAAATCATAAAATCAATGGGGACATCAGAGTTCAGTCTCTGCCAATGTTGTGGGACATTCAAAGGTATGAAACTTTACCTGATGATGCTTTTAATGATGTGACAGCATTAGTTTTGTGACACCATCAATGTTACACAATCAATGATGTGACATCACCATTGAtagtcaaattttggcacaaggtcagcaatttgagGGCAAGGGGAAAGGGTTGATTGATACTATTGACTGCAGTACTTggctggtcctttattttattgaccttgaaaggatgaaaagcaaagttgacctcaccagcatttgaactcagaacataaaacaccAGAGGAAACGCCACTATGTATCTTGTctgatgtgttaatgattctgccaaatctCAATAACGTGGCACCATTTACGGCGTCTCTGGGTGGAGTGAAGTTAAATGAAAGGTTTTTCATTGCTGTTTCAGTCCCAGATATTCATAGTATAATATATAGCAtacagtgtaatatatatatatatatattatgtatgtttctctctcattttgtgtgtgtttatgtgtgtgtgtgtgtgtgtgtgtgtgagaaaaaaatgagttcaaaaagaacaattcaaagagagaaaaaatgatttctaataaagattcatcatagTCATAAGAATCAGCCAGAACAAGTAATaaggatatgaaaataatatttgaggaGTTTCATTATAAACCATAAACAAGTATCAAAAAACAGAGAATCAGAAAGTAATGGTGCAAATGACTTTGGCTGAACGGATTTAACTGTACTCTCCACCATGGATTGAGTGCTCTTTCTACCATTCATTATCACCAAtaacacacacagagtgagagagaaacatagataATAACACATGAGTATTTGTATCTACAAGGGTTTTatagaaaaactaaaagaaagtCAGGCCAGAACATTCCACAGACTTTTAAGGGAGACATTTTCTGGTAATTTCTCAATGGCTAAGGATAAATAGTCAGAGAACACTGGCTCATGGTCCCGGATCTTGCAGCAATCAGCAAAGTAGGCCTTCAaataaaaaagaagcataaagattagtattaatcaattattttttgctggaaacatttgaaataaagtagttgtatgctgtcagctTAATATGGCAGtctcatgaagggaataatactactgctatttagccataggaagcagcaccgcttcctgtcggccttgacacatttcatgtgtccttatgtttagaagggggagacaagcacccccacttagctaagcctccatccagagacatgtttttgagtctttgctcgtcatcagtctggagtagcaaaggcctgctagttggagatgtttgtcaagctctcgtaaacatgggtcaatgccagtgccgcctgactggctccccgtgctggtgacatttaaaaaacaccattcaagcgtgggtcaatgccagtgctgcctgactgaccctcatgctggtggaatgtaaaaagcacccactactcttggagtagttggtgttaggaagggcatccagctgtagaaacattgccagatcagattggagcctgacgcagcctactggcttgccagtccccagtcaaaccatccaacccatgccagcatggaaaacggacattaaaagatgatgtaGAACTGTAATATAGTTGGACATTGAAGGATATTTTTAACAAGAGATACTTACTGCAAAAGCATCGCTAGTGCCATCTTCCTCAATTTCAACATCATCCACGACATCTTGGAGAACCTGTGGTGGATCTTTCGAAGTCTtccaaacagaagaaaataataaaaaacaaacaaaatggatgAAAATGTATTTTGAGTGAAGATTTAATGGTAAACTATAATCCTCCTAAATGTGACAGTGAATGCCAATTGCCAAAAACGATAGGCCacaatactatatacacacatggaggTTCTTCTACAACAAAGTGACAACTGTTTCACTTAGATATAGAaacttctatatcttctggaggagttacctcaatcctataaagATTACCAAAAAGGAAGTAGATTgataagtttattttttgaatctgtggaagacacacgagatgtccaAATATCGTTCAGTTGATAACAATGGCctactgccattattattattaatattaataaggtgacaagctggcagaattgttagcactctggacgaaatgcttagcggtattttacctatcgctatgttctgagttcaaattctaccgaaaaCAGTTAAAACTGTGGCCATCAGAAAtacaatgaacaaaatattattgttgcCAATGAAGTTTAATGTTGACCAGTTTTgatattcaataataaatgtgGTTGGTAAG
This DNA window, taken from Octopus bimaculoides isolate UCB-OBI-ISO-001 chromosome 9, ASM119413v2, whole genome shotgun sequence, encodes the following:
- the LOC106871248 gene encoding microfibril-associated glycoprotein 4; the encoded protein is MIAYTLYFVLLVSFHFGAATYEQQSEILKSIPECIRNYEFPNQAIQRQHADTKAECAYVCMNHDLCMSVNFCLHGNRKGGRCTLNQWRANGQCSLLKQKPNCTYFEMKGPNPCKNGGDWVRTRCICREGFTGEFCDRRYKDCREVYLNGAHEDGMYEIQPIDMDKTVKVYCQMSLGGYMLFQKRTDRTCEREDFFRGWQDYQLGFGDKDCDYWLGNDLLHAITSQDKYDLVIKAGDFEIIYTHFTVSSEEDLFRMNFEDFKPKDSSLSNGFQPEDEKQDLRGQPFATPDKDEYGCALDSRSAWWFGPGCASVNLNLPMGTYKEFYPLSKPVGWSSNGLFIEVTHTTMSLKASDSE